A window of the Drosophila simulans strain w501 chromosome 2L, Prin_Dsim_3.1, whole genome shotgun sequence genome harbors these coding sequences:
- the LOC6731436 gene encoding uncharacterized protein LOC6731436 isoform X1, with the protein MEAKFLASALSFLSIFLAIYAQSLANDLSKESTEFEESPTIYYGDPVVNLGQPFSITCIIPITDQIHWLKNGEPITRHNLRHGRDDHAYVLSESAIEGEKHKIEAHLSVRHALKVHEGRYQCNRRRGSYILHVRDPKGVGAGAGEPTESGYQTIDELTPNSADDFFTRAWLEQQQQQQQQQLPHQSHKLHKSHLGYGNASLSGSQPWHPSAGGGGGIHRVYSATPPDFPPPRLNLLEQTVAPPEPPTILYNPNPTHPTASATATETSVLLTTAHHHVHHQQQLQQQSQHTLNAFQLPLPPRPNPGQNERYQTYAPHYVPPVVVSGAGAGAEPGAGASGEQTTISAATSTRAMMGGGGGVAGSGFSAGASGPMLGAGGHMLMGGQGHQVHLQHQTLLPVKMDKLVPNYDNAKHQMKFYDIRSPLVLSCNVKDGTPGGVLIWKKNGTAVTEVPSLRGRFKLIADENKFIIDKTDTNDDGKYSCEFDGESKEIEVIARVVVRVPSNTAVVEGEKMSVTCSVVGTNPELTWTFANVTLTNATDRFILKPDDNGVPNAILTLENVTLEDRGEYKCIGRNAANVYGGNTTAPASDVTTVRVKGKFAALWPFLGICAEVLILCIIILIYEKRRNKSELEESDTDPQEQKKKRRNYD; encoded by the exons ATGGAGGCAAAATTCTTGGCTAGCGCTCTTTCATTCCTCTCGATATTTTTAGCGATTTATGCTCAATCACTTG CCAACGACCTAAGCAAGGAGTCCACAGAGTTCGAGGAGTCGCCGACCATCTACTACGGCGACCCCGTGGTGAACCTGGGCCAGCCCTTCTCGATCACCTGCATAATCCCGATCACCGATCAGATTCATTGGCTCAAGAACGGGGAGCCGATCACGCGGCACAATCTGCGGCACGGGCGGGATGATCATGCCTACGTTCTGTCCGAGAGTGCAATCGAGG GTGAGAAGCACAAGATCGAGGCGCACCTGAGTGTGCGGCATGCGCTCAAGGTGCACGAGGGTCGCTACCAGTGCAACCGGCGACGCGGCAGCTACATTCTGCACGTGCGGGATCCCAAGGGAGTTGGAGCGGGAGCGGGCGAACCCACCGAGTCCGGCTATCAAACCATTGACGAACTGACGCCCAACTCAGCGGATGATTTCTTCACACGAGCGtggctggagcagcagcagcagcagcaacaacaacagttgcCCCACCAGTCGCACAAGCTGCACAAGTCGCATTTGGGCTACGGAAATGCCAGTCTGTCCGGGTCTCAGCCCTGGCATCCGTCGgccggcggtggcggcggtaTCCACCGCGTTTACTCGGCCACACCGCCCGATTTTCCACCTCCGCGCCTTAATCTGCTGGAGCAGACGGTGGCGCCGCCAGAGCCACCGACCATACTGTACAATCCCAATCCGACGCATCCCACTGCCAGCGCCACTGCCACGGAGACCAGCGTGCTCCTGACGACGGCGCACCACCATGtccaccatcagcagcagctgcagcagcagtcgcagcacaCGCTGAACGCCTTCcagctgccactgccgccgcGACCCAATCCCGGCCAGAATGAGCGATACCAGACCTATGCACCGCACTATGTGCCACCAGTGGTGGTATCGGGAGCGGGCGCAGGCGCGGAACcgggagcaggagcatcaGGAGAGCAGACCACCATTTCAGCAGCCACTAGCACAAGGGCCATGatgggtggcggtggtggtgttgctggtTCGGGCTTTTCCGCGGGCGCCAGTGGCCCAATGCTGGGTGCTGGCGGTCACATGCTGATGGGTGGCCAGGGGCATCAGGTGCATCTGCAGCACCAGACGCTCTTGCCCGTCAAGATGG ATAAGTTGGTGCCAAACTATGATAATGCCAAgcatcaaatgaaattttacgACATCAGATCGCCGCTCGTTCTCAGCTGCAACGTGAAAGACGGTACGCCGGGCGGCGTGCTCATATG GAAAAAGAACGGCACCGCTGTGACGGAGGTACCTTCTCTAAGAGGTCGCTTTAAGTTAATCGCAGACGAGAACAAGTTCATCATCGATAAGACGGATACGAACGACGATGGCAAATACAGTTGCGAGTTCGACGGAGAGTCCAAGGAAATCGAAGTGATTG CCCGCGTTGTTGTACGAGTGCCTTCAAATACAGCCGTTGTGGAGGGTGAAAAGATGTCGGTGACCTGCAGCGTTGTGGGTACCAATCCAGAGTTGACATGGACCTTTG CCAATGTAACGCTGACAAACGCCACAGATCGCTTCATCCTCAAACCAGACGATAATGGTGTTCCTAACGCCATTCTGACACTGGAAAATGTGACATTGGAAGACAGAGGCGAATACAAATGCATTGGACGAAATGCGGCCAATGTCTACGGTGGGAACACCACCGCTCCTGCCAGCGACGTCACAACTGTGCGTGTTAAGG gCAAATTTGCCGCCTTGTGGCCTTTCCTGGGCATCTGTGCTGAGGTGCTGATTCTGTGCATCATCATTCTCATTTATGAGAAGCGACGCAACAAGAGCGAACTGGAGGAGAGTGATACTGATCCCCAAGAACA gaaaaagaaaaggagaaATTATGATTAA
- the LOC6731436 gene encoding uncharacterized protein LOC6731436 isoform X2, with protein sequence MEAKFLASALSFLSIFLAIYAQSLANDLSKESTEFEESPTIYYGDPVVNLGQPFSITCIIPITDQIHWLKNGEPITRHNLRHGRDDHAYVLSESAIEGEKHKIEAHLSVRHALKVHEGRYQCNRRRGSYILHVRDPKGVGAGAGEPTESGYQTIDELTPNSADDFFTRAWLEQQQQQQQQQLPHQSHKLHKSHLGYGNASLSGSQPWHPSAGGGGGIHRVYSATPPDFPPPRLNLLEQTVAPPEPPTILYNPNPTHPTASATATETSVLLTTAHHHVHHQQQLQQQSQHTLNAFQLPLPPRPNPGQNERYQTYAPHYVPPVVVSGAGAGAEPGAGASGEQTTISAATSTRAMMGGGGGVAGSGFSAGASGPMLGAGGHMLMGGQGHQVHLQHQTLLPVKMDKLVPNYDNAKHQMKFYDIRSPLVLSCNVKDGTPGGVLIWKKNGTAVTEVPSLRGRFKLIADENKFIIDKTDTNDDGKYSCEFDGESKEIEVIARVVVRVPSNTAVVEGEKMSVTCSVVGTNPELTWTFANVTLTNATDRFILKPDDNGVPNAILTLENVTLEDRGEYKCIGRNAANVYGGNTTAPASDVTTVRVKGKFAALWPFLGICAEVLILCIIILIYEKRRNKSELEESDTDPQEH encoded by the exons ATGGAGGCAAAATTCTTGGCTAGCGCTCTTTCATTCCTCTCGATATTTTTAGCGATTTATGCTCAATCACTTG CCAACGACCTAAGCAAGGAGTCCACAGAGTTCGAGGAGTCGCCGACCATCTACTACGGCGACCCCGTGGTGAACCTGGGCCAGCCCTTCTCGATCACCTGCATAATCCCGATCACCGATCAGATTCATTGGCTCAAGAACGGGGAGCCGATCACGCGGCACAATCTGCGGCACGGGCGGGATGATCATGCCTACGTTCTGTCCGAGAGTGCAATCGAGG GTGAGAAGCACAAGATCGAGGCGCACCTGAGTGTGCGGCATGCGCTCAAGGTGCACGAGGGTCGCTACCAGTGCAACCGGCGACGCGGCAGCTACATTCTGCACGTGCGGGATCCCAAGGGAGTTGGAGCGGGAGCGGGCGAACCCACCGAGTCCGGCTATCAAACCATTGACGAACTGACGCCCAACTCAGCGGATGATTTCTTCACACGAGCGtggctggagcagcagcagcagcagcaacaacaacagttgcCCCACCAGTCGCACAAGCTGCACAAGTCGCATTTGGGCTACGGAAATGCCAGTCTGTCCGGGTCTCAGCCCTGGCATCCGTCGgccggcggtggcggcggtaTCCACCGCGTTTACTCGGCCACACCGCCCGATTTTCCACCTCCGCGCCTTAATCTGCTGGAGCAGACGGTGGCGCCGCCAGAGCCACCGACCATACTGTACAATCCCAATCCGACGCATCCCACTGCCAGCGCCACTGCCACGGAGACCAGCGTGCTCCTGACGACGGCGCACCACCATGtccaccatcagcagcagctgcagcagcagtcgcagcacaCGCTGAACGCCTTCcagctgccactgccgccgcGACCCAATCCCGGCCAGAATGAGCGATACCAGACCTATGCACCGCACTATGTGCCACCAGTGGTGGTATCGGGAGCGGGCGCAGGCGCGGAACcgggagcaggagcatcaGGAGAGCAGACCACCATTTCAGCAGCCACTAGCACAAGGGCCATGatgggtggcggtggtggtgttgctggtTCGGGCTTTTCCGCGGGCGCCAGTGGCCCAATGCTGGGTGCTGGCGGTCACATGCTGATGGGTGGCCAGGGGCATCAGGTGCATCTGCAGCACCAGACGCTCTTGCCCGTCAAGATGG ATAAGTTGGTGCCAAACTATGATAATGCCAAgcatcaaatgaaattttacgACATCAGATCGCCGCTCGTTCTCAGCTGCAACGTGAAAGACGGTACGCCGGGCGGCGTGCTCATATG GAAAAAGAACGGCACCGCTGTGACGGAGGTACCTTCTCTAAGAGGTCGCTTTAAGTTAATCGCAGACGAGAACAAGTTCATCATCGATAAGACGGATACGAACGACGATGGCAAATACAGTTGCGAGTTCGACGGAGAGTCCAAGGAAATCGAAGTGATTG CCCGCGTTGTTGTACGAGTGCCTTCAAATACAGCCGTTGTGGAGGGTGAAAAGATGTCGGTGACCTGCAGCGTTGTGGGTACCAATCCAGAGTTGACATGGACCTTTG CCAATGTAACGCTGACAAACGCCACAGATCGCTTCATCCTCAAACCAGACGATAATGGTGTTCCTAACGCCATTCTGACACTGGAAAATGTGACATTGGAAGACAGAGGCGAATACAAATGCATTGGACGAAATGCGGCCAATGTCTACGGTGGGAACACCACCGCTCCTGCCAGCGACGTCACAACTGTGCGTGTTAAGG gCAAATTTGCCGCCTTGTGGCCTTTCCTGGGCATCTGTGCTGAGGTGCTGATTCTGTGCATCATCATTCTCATTTATGAGAAGCGACGCAACAAGAGCGAACTGGAGGAGAGTGATACTGATCCCCAAGAACA TTGA
- the LOC6731436 gene encoding la-related protein Larp4B isoform X3: MEAKFLASALSFLSIFLAIYAQSLANDLSKESTEFEESPTIYYGDPVVNLGQPFSITCIIPITDQIHWLKNGEPITRHNLRHGRDDHAYVLSESAIEGEKHKIEAHLSVRHALKVHEGRYQCNRRRGSYILHVRDPKGVGAGAGEPTESGYQTIDELTPNSADDFFTRAWLEQQQQQQQQQLPHQSHKLHKSHLGYGNASLSGSQPWHPSAGGGGGIHRVYSATPPDFPPPRLNLLEQTVAPPEPPTILYNPNPTHPTASATATETSVLLTTAHHHVHHQQQLQQQSQHTLNAFQLPLPPRPNPGQNERYQTYAPHYVPPVVVSGAGAGAEPGAGASGEQTTISAATSTRAMMGGGGGVAGSGFSAGASGPMLGAGGHMLMGGQGHQVHLQHQTLLPVKMANLTDN; encoded by the exons ATGGAGGCAAAATTCTTGGCTAGCGCTCTTTCATTCCTCTCGATATTTTTAGCGATTTATGCTCAATCACTTG CCAACGACCTAAGCAAGGAGTCCACAGAGTTCGAGGAGTCGCCGACCATCTACTACGGCGACCCCGTGGTGAACCTGGGCCAGCCCTTCTCGATCACCTGCATAATCCCGATCACCGATCAGATTCATTGGCTCAAGAACGGGGAGCCGATCACGCGGCACAATCTGCGGCACGGGCGGGATGATCATGCCTACGTTCTGTCCGAGAGTGCAATCGAGG GTGAGAAGCACAAGATCGAGGCGCACCTGAGTGTGCGGCATGCGCTCAAGGTGCACGAGGGTCGCTACCAGTGCAACCGGCGACGCGGCAGCTACATTCTGCACGTGCGGGATCCCAAGGGAGTTGGAGCGGGAGCGGGCGAACCCACCGAGTCCGGCTATCAAACCATTGACGAACTGACGCCCAACTCAGCGGATGATTTCTTCACACGAGCGtggctggagcagcagcagcagcagcaacaacaacagttgcCCCACCAGTCGCACAAGCTGCACAAGTCGCATTTGGGCTACGGAAATGCCAGTCTGTCCGGGTCTCAGCCCTGGCATCCGTCGgccggcggtggcggcggtaTCCACCGCGTTTACTCGGCCACACCGCCCGATTTTCCACCTCCGCGCCTTAATCTGCTGGAGCAGACGGTGGCGCCGCCAGAGCCACCGACCATACTGTACAATCCCAATCCGACGCATCCCACTGCCAGCGCCACTGCCACGGAGACCAGCGTGCTCCTGACGACGGCGCACCACCATGtccaccatcagcagcagctgcagcagcagtcgcagcacaCGCTGAACGCCTTCcagctgccactgccgccgcGACCCAATCCCGGCCAGAATGAGCGATACCAGACCTATGCACCGCACTATGTGCCACCAGTGGTGGTATCGGGAGCGGGCGCAGGCGCGGAACcgggagcaggagcatcaGGAGAGCAGACCACCATTTCAGCAGCCACTAGCACAAGGGCCATGatgggtggcggtggtggtgttgctggtTCGGGCTTTTCCGCGGGCGCCAGTGGCCCAATGCTGGGTGCTGGCGGTCACATGCTGATGGGTGGCCAGGGGCATCAGGTGCATCTGCAGCACCAGACGCTCTTGCCCGTCAAGATGG CTAACTTAACCGATAATTAA
- the LOC6731436 gene encoding neuroplastin isoform X4 yields MEAKFLASALSFLSIFLAIYAQSLDKLVPNYDNAKHQMKFYDIRSPLVLSCNVKDGTPGGVLIWKKNGTAVTEVPSLRGRFKLIADENKFIIDKTDTNDDGKYSCEFDGESKEIEVIARVVVRVPSNTAVVEGEKMSVTCSVVGTNPELTWTFANVTLTNATDRFILKPDDNGVPNAILTLENVTLEDRGEYKCIGRNAANVYGGNTTAPASDVTTVRVKGKFAALWPFLGICAEVLILCIIILIYEKRRNKSELEESDTDPQEQKKKRRNYD; encoded by the exons ATGGAGGCAAAATTCTTGGCTAGCGCTCTTTCATTCCTCTCGATATTTTTAGCGATTTATGCTCAATCACTTG ATAAGTTGGTGCCAAACTATGATAATGCCAAgcatcaaatgaaattttacgACATCAGATCGCCGCTCGTTCTCAGCTGCAACGTGAAAGACGGTACGCCGGGCGGCGTGCTCATATG GAAAAAGAACGGCACCGCTGTGACGGAGGTACCTTCTCTAAGAGGTCGCTTTAAGTTAATCGCAGACGAGAACAAGTTCATCATCGATAAGACGGATACGAACGACGATGGCAAATACAGTTGCGAGTTCGACGGAGAGTCCAAGGAAATCGAAGTGATTG CCCGCGTTGTTGTACGAGTGCCTTCAAATACAGCCGTTGTGGAGGGTGAAAAGATGTCGGTGACCTGCAGCGTTGTGGGTACCAATCCAGAGTTGACATGGACCTTTG CCAATGTAACGCTGACAAACGCCACAGATCGCTTCATCCTCAAACCAGACGATAATGGTGTTCCTAACGCCATTCTGACACTGGAAAATGTGACATTGGAAGACAGAGGCGAATACAAATGCATTGGACGAAATGCGGCCAATGTCTACGGTGGGAACACCACCGCTCCTGCCAGCGACGTCACAACTGTGCGTGTTAAGG gCAAATTTGCCGCCTTGTGGCCTTTCCTGGGCATCTGTGCTGAGGTGCTGATTCTGTGCATCATCATTCTCATTTATGAGAAGCGACGCAACAAGAGCGAACTGGAGGAGAGTGATACTGATCCCCAAGAACA gaaaaagaaaaggagaaATTATGATTAA